The genomic segment ACCAGCGGGTACACCAGCGTGGTGCGGGCGAGGATCACCGGGATGCCGATGTCCACCTGCCCGAAGGACCCCGTCTGCTCAGTGGTGTAGTTGGTCGCGCGTGCCTTCTGCGGCACGTAGGTGTGGCTGCCGGCCATGAGCATGATCCGGTTCCACCGCACCCAGCTCTCGACGCCGAGGGTGGGAATGGTCTTGCGGAGCTGCCCGCGCCCCTGGAGGGCGAGCTGGGTGTTGAAGGCGTCGGTGTTGGCACCGATGGCACCGAGCTGGATGCTGATGCCGGCGACAGGCGGCAGCGGCGTGGTGTCGACCGAGATGATCGGGCCGGATGCCTGCGCCACCAGTGATGCGGCCGACACCGCCAGGGCGAGCCCCGGTGCAGCCAGACGGCGGACGAATGCTGGAATCATGAGGTTTCGTAGTTGAGGACAGCGGTGCCGGACCGCGCACCGCGGACGCGGCGCCAGTCGAGCGTGATGAGGATCGCATCGAGCGTGATCGTCACCGCTGACACCGCACACCACGGGCAGAACGACTTCAGGACCACGAACTCGGCGTACTTGAGCCGGAGCGTGAAGAGCACTGCCCCGTAAATCAACACCATCAGCAGCTGCGTGGGCCACGCAGCGTCCTCGAGTGCAGCCGTGCTGCCGGCGAGCGCAACTGCCACCACCACGGCGTATCCGACCGTGCCGATCAGCGCAACATCGATGCCCAGGAACCAGCCGTACTTGCTCCCCTGGACGATCTCGCAGCCGTGCCCCGTGCCGCAGACCAGGCGTCCCATGTACCCCATCTTCCAGAGCGCGAGGTACAGGGCCACCATGCACGAGGCAAGGCTGAGCAGGGCAATTGCCCGTCGGTAGGTCATTCCGGCATGATGAAGGATCAGGGTGGCCGCCGCTACTCCCTCGGCATGGATTGCCGTACCCTTCAGGCATGCCGGAGACCAGCGAAGTCACGGAAGAGCCGTGTGAGCGTCCTTCCAGCGACGAACTGGACACCCTCAAGGTACCATTCCGCCCCTTTCCCGAGGGGCGGGGGTGGTTCGTACACTATCACTACCGGTCCGACGGGACACCGGCGTACCGCCGCCTCACCCACGGCGACCATGCCGAGCTCTGGTACCGGACCCTTCCAAAAAGCTGAGCCCGGCAGGCGCGGTGGCCCGGACGCCGGAACCGGGACCGGGCTCGATCCGTAGGGCAATCGCGGGGTATACTCCCGCATCGGGGGGTACCCCCCGCGTTCTTCTCCCTGGAGTCAGAAACTCGATGCGCGCTTCGAATCCTGTGCTGTCCCGCCTCGCCGAGGCGGCCCGCGACACCCTGTCGTCGACCGTCCGCGGCGACGCGATGACCCGTGCCGGCACCGCAGGCAAGGCCGGCCTGCTGCTGGCCCTCTGCGTGTTCTCGGCCTCGTTCACCTGGTCCCAGGTGGCCGGCGGGAACATGGGCATCGTCATGCCCGCCCTCCTGGTTGGCGGACTCGGCGGTTTCATCATGGCGCTGGTCGTGTCGTTCAAGCCGAACACCGCCCCGATCACGGCCCCGATCTATGCCGTGCTGGAGGGGTTGCTGCTGGGCGCGATCTCGGCGCTCTACAACCTGCGCTTCGCCGGCCTCCCTCAGCAGGCCGTGATGCTCACCTTCGCCGTCGCCCTCGGCGTCTTCGCGCTCTACCGGCTGAACATCATCAAGGCCACCGCCGGCTTCCGCCGCATGATCGTGGGTGCCACCATCGGCATCGCGGTGTTCTACCTGGTCAACCTCGTGCTCTCGCTGTTCAACGTGAACATGGGGTACAGCATGTCGTCGAGCCCGATCGCGATCGGCATCAACCTCGTGATCGCCGGCGTGGCCGCGATGAACCTTGTCCTGAACTTCGACGACATCGACCAGGCCGTGCGGATGGGTGCGCCGAAGTCGATGGAGTGGTACGGCGCCTTCGGCCTGATGGTCACCCTGGTGTGGCTCTACCTCGAGCTGCTCCGCCTGCTGTCACGCCTGCAGGGCCGACGCGACTGACCCGCTCCGGGCCGCCCGGCGCGGCCCGCGACCGACCCCACGACGGGCGCTCCCACTGCCGGGGGCGCCCGTCGTCGTTTCGCCACCTTCCCCCCGTCGGACTTCCTGACACACCGCGGGTCTTCCGCCGACGACAAGTTGGGCGCAACGTCAGTGAGGGTCAGTCCGGATATTCGCATCCGGCGCCCACCGCGCCGACGCGGAGGACTCTCATGGATCGTCGAACCATCTCCCGGCTCAAGCCGCTCCTCATGCCGGGTTTCA from the Gemmatimonadaceae bacterium genome contains:
- a CDS encoding Bax inhibitor-1/YccA family protein, with the translated sequence MRASNPVLSRLAEAARDTLSSTVRGDAMTRAGTAGKAGLLLALCVFSASFTWSQVAGGNMGIVMPALLVGGLGGFIMALVVSFKPNTAPITAPIYAVLEGLLLGAISALYNLRFAGLPQQAVMLTFAVALGVFALYRLNIIKATAGFRRMIVGATIGIAVFYLVNLVLSLFNVNMGYSMSSSPIAIGINLVIAGVAAMNLVLNFDDIDQAVRMGAPKSMEWYGAFGLMVTLVWLYLELLRLLSRLQGRRD
- a CDS encoding vitamin K epoxide reductase family protein yields the protein MTYRRAIALLSLASCMVALYLALWKMGYMGRLVCGTGHGCEIVQGSKYGWFLGIDVALIGTVGYAVVVAVALAGSTAALEDAAWPTQLLMVLIYGAVLFTLRLKYAEFVVLKSFCPWCAVSAVTITLDAILITLDWRRVRGARSGTAVLNYETS